CGTGCTCGAGGTTGTGTTTATTGGCCTCTACCACAAGTTGATGCGCGATTCCCAACACACCCACCTTGTAAATTCTTGGTTCCTCCCATAGGCTGCACTAGGGGTGAATTCAGTTCGGTCCAGTCAGTTTAGAGGAGGTTTTGTAGACTGAACCAGACCTATTCGGTCCAGGATTTTTACACCCTAGAAAAAATCCTAGACCAAACCGAAATGTATAATGAACGATTCAATCTGGTCCCATTCAGGACGGTTCGATCTGATTGGTCTATTCGGtctgaaataaaaaacaaatctgCATATTTGTCTGAAATTCAAAATGGGGCTCGAGCATGTTCTTCTTATATGGACTATCTCAGACTCACACAGATTTCGATTCACACAATTTCATCTCCCTAGATGGCAGTATCTCCCCCAACAACCTCAAAGCAAACTAACACACCTATCTAATCAATGAAATCAAAGTCTTAATATACCAGCAGAATAAGAATGAATATATACAATCAAAAGtagaggcaaaaaaaaaaattgaaagcttttgtaaaaaaatcgaATCAAGCCTCGCCGTGATGAAGAAACAAGTCTACCACCAAGAAAATGTGGAAATTTTCTTGAAACCCAACATCTGCCATGAAGGTCCCCCGATCCCAAGCAAACGAAACATGGTCGATCCCAAGTATGTTCTTCGAAAAAACTCCAGAGACTCCTTGAACTCCTAATCCACTAGAGCACCGACGTTTCAGTGGAGGAAACCTCCGACTCTTTCCGCTTCACCTTGAACTCGGCCTCACCATGATGAAGAAACAGGTTGAGATGTGGTGGCGACGAGCGACTCTTATGGTCTAGGATGCGACGGTGACGTGGGGAAGCTAAGAGTGAAATCGCAAAGGAAGGGGGTGCGGctagaagggagagagagagagagaaagagagacagaagaagaaaaggaagaagagaaaatgaggaatctagggttttcttttaagtatttaatctaGGCCCTTCATCATTTAGATTCAACGGTAGAGATTAAACACTTTAAAATAACTAACTAAAATAGATAAGTAAGACTGAAAATAACAGAATGAAAATAACAGTaagattttcatttatttcaacgatttacaaaaaattgagaaataactGCAGACTGTCCCTAGGTTTCTCGTAAATGCTGGACCTTTACGGTTAACTCTGTTGttgattttgtatttgtatttccCCTCGTTCCAACTTTTCCATTCATGGTTGCAGGTCATGTGTGTACCTGtccacaaatttcttcaactcctggttctcttattttaatattttatttttcctacatTTATTAGCAAGCCTTTGATGCAACTTTGTTATTTGATTTCTAAGTTGATCTATCTCACCCATCCTTGCTTGTAACCTTCGAGGCATGGTAGTTATAGCAACAACATACTGAGCACTAAACATTCTGGCTCCTGCAGCAACTTCGACATCAGTTCTACTAGCTAAGTGCATCTCTGTTTTTACCATGATGTTGAGGGCCTCAGTAAAGAAAACTAGTGGTTAAAGCGTAATCAGTTCCTAATTCAAATCAGGAATATTGTTGGAAGAGTGTTGTCCGACCATGATATCTTTTTTGGATAAGCAGAAGTTTAGGTCAGTGAGCAATGAGAGAGTTTAGGTCAGTGAGCAATGGGGGAGTTTGGTCCTTTAAATAGAAACACAGAGCATTTCAAAGCTTTGCAAGAGTTAATTCTGGTAGGACCTGGGGCGAGGCTCGAGGCCTTCAGCTTTTGTCGAGACCCGGGGGAAGGCTCGAGGCTCTGCCGCTTTATCTCCTCGAATCCAAACAACTTGAATTTTATAGCATTTGTCGGGACCCTAGCAGCTCCAAATTTTGCGACATTTATCGGCTCAAAGTTTTTGTCAGGACTCGGGCGGATTATTCTTTTAACTCATTGAAAACATAATTACACAGCTTTGTTTGATGTTTGGTAGATTTGGTGTGTTTTTAACTTGTGATTCTTTTATCTATTTgacacataaattaattaaaaaaattatttaaattagcaaaattaagtaaactatttaatgtggattattCTTTTATTGTGGATTAAtgataatactatatattatactctaATAGTGCTACTACTACatatagtgtgtatatatatatatatatatatattataatgatatagtgatactaatactatatgttatatattatgaaatatatattatatattatacattttggaatatatactaatactatataataatgatCATAGACTCATAAAGTCATAGTGATATAGTCATtaataatagtgatattaatactatatatagttataaatttataattatagttatagtgatttagtttagttgtaattatattgatgatgttaattgttactttgttactaacttagagtatgtcaatgtattataactagtttagttataattatatagttacttTGTTACTTTGTtatctaataactttaatttaatgatagatgtagatgttagtaattaattaatggtgaattggtgataagttaattgataatatacaatgaagagaatattaatttgtaaatttgtaattacatatttaaaattttatattgtaaatagagtaggttagatgaaaattacataatttattattcaattattatataaaaatatatatataaaaaactaaaaataaattttcttttttagtggGTCCAGTCCGGGAATGCCCACCCTCGGACCAGACTGAagattgaaaatttaatttcccTTGGACCGAAACTGACCAAGGTTTTTGTCAGTCTGATCCGTTCTGGTAGATTTCTTGGGTCCGAACCGGCCAACTTACAGCCCTAGGCTACACCATTATATAACCAACCACAATCCAAGTTTGATTTTAGATTCAGAGAATGGACAAAATAGTATGAACTATATGGGTTACCAACCACAAATTACTCTTATGACAGTGATTAACCAAGTGACAGAAAagtctatttataaaaatagcCAGTATAACGTTTCATCAAATGTAAAGTTccagtatataaaaataattccaaattaTTGAAGTCATGGCACTTAGTATTCAAAACAGTGCATCTTCTCATGCAAGAACCCTAGTAGCTGAAGCTCAAAACTCAAGGAGTCAGCTAGAGAAATATTTAGAGAGGCCAGCTGAAAAGAGGTTAAAGAAAAAAGGCCATTTCACATGCATATAGGCCTACCATTCACTTTTAGAGTGCTTACTAAATTTATGATTAGAGTGAGGCTTGGTAAGTAAATTCATcccaactcattattataattttttcaaactccaatacaaaatataataaacaattcaatcttttcaaatctcaaaataataataatattaaaaaataatattctaataatattttatcattttaactcaattcagttcgacatctaaacgcagcctgAGAGTATTTAGTTTAGATAGCTTCAAGTATTTAGGTTTATAAGcaaatatgagattttctcCCCACCATAACCCATCCCCAGATTTTGTGCCAAAGAACACATATTTTCTTCGAGTATTTAGCTAGTTGTGTTTCTTTTAAAGGTAATGGAGGACTTACTGGGTTTCTTGGTCTTCAGAAAATATCCTGGCAATGTTCTTGGTGTTGATGTAGCAGCTCGGAATCTGCGGTTGTTCCTCAAATAAGCCTCAAGTAGGAAAAATCTAAGTCTTCGACTTGTTAAGGAAATGGAACTAACTTCTCAATTTTTAACCATGTTTAACATGTACCTAGTAAACAATAGCCAACCCAAGCTATAAACTAACCCCCAGACAGTTGTACGTCTGAATGACTGTCTTTGAAAATGGAGCCAAAACTATTGAGTTTCCCACGTAAACACAAAGAGTTTGCCGCGCATGCCATAGGCCTCAGTTTCCAATCACATGGCCAGTTTTTACAACAACAGTACTTGGGCAACACATTTTGGGCCATGCATGGTAAATATTTTGGACTTAATTCAATAGTAACAATTGGGAAATTTTGGTTACATACTTGTAATTTTTCTGAAGCAGAGCAAGCCAAGTGAGCTTGGTCAGCTGGTATAAAGGTAGAGaaatgagatgatgaatagtgCTTGTTGATGGGCATCTGCATTGGGGCAACCCAACTTCATAATAGAGGATGTGTGGATGACCAACACATCTCTCAAGTGAGCTTCTGCACTCACACCTCATTCTCTTGTCCAATGCTGCGTAAATTTAGCATAGTGATCTCATGACTCCAGACTTAGTCATAATTAAGCAAAACAATAATGAAGATTGATGACATGCTAAGGAAAATGGACGAGTAGATGGCATACTATTTAGTGTGCATAAATTTACGATATATGCAACACGTACGAATGGGGCAACTGTTGAATCTCATGGCAACTTTTTTTATCCTTTGTGTTCCTCTTATTTCTGTGCAGTCCAAAAACATACACAATAGAGCtgattatttcaattttttctacaCATTTACATAAAACAATCATCTTTTTCCTTCTAAATGCCAAAAAGACTTATTTCCGATAGTTCCCAACTTCATCTTCCCTAGTATTTGTATTCGATTTCACATAATAAGTGTTCATTGTGGCCTAACCCTCCCTTAGGAGATTACTAAATTCATATCTGTAATTTACAAAATGGAGTAGAATAACGGAAACCTATTTTTCACCATTGTTCATAACAGATCAAAGGAAGATCACAAgtattcaaatacacaaatGAGGcgtactacaagaaaaatagatttttgtgatcaatttattgcaaccaaaagactattcgcaattaattttagttgtaaatagtcattttgttggaattaattggttacaaataagtaattttttaatattaattaattaatccctCCCTTAGGAAAGTGGCATTCAATTCATtcaatgatttttaatttttgttcatataagaatatttcacaaatatcTCATCCAAGTTTTTTCTTAATCCATGGACTATCAACTTTTTCCTTCCACTGTATGACTAATCTATATAGGCATCCTGTCCATTGACAAATATATGTAGGTACTATACCTAAAAATGGATAACTCCTGGAGGTCAACAACAAATAGGCTATTGATAATCCAAGTGAACCTGATATATTCAAACAAGCACATCATGATATATCATTTACACACatttctcttgagaaaaattttgtagctaaatttatgaaaaaaaaaagaagttgatgatttaacttatcaaaaaaaagattCTATGGCTAAAGTTACCTTTTCAAAggtataaatacataaaaatatccAACCCCACCACCAACTATCATTTCCACACTAAAAAATGTGATCATAAGTATAGTTTCATTATTTGGTTTAGCCAGTAATGCACATGGAATATTAGCCACGCAATCTTCTTTAACACATAGCCACATTTTGTAGGGGTCTATTATGGTCCGAACTATGGAAAACTTACGAGTGTAAAAAAGGTACATGCACGGTGTGATATGCATCACCAAcattaaatatgttataaaaatatacaaacgaTACGCTCCGTGATGAGTAAGACCAATACATTATTCTTTCGTGAGTAGTTCTGCTCCTATAAGCAATAATGCTGGAAGAAACCTACGTAACAAACAAACCAACATTCAGAAGTCgggttttataataaaagaacaGGAattttatgataattatattatgcAATTCAATTAGGAGTAAGCATTAACTGTCATACTTTAGTCAGAGTCTGTTTCTGAACTCGACTACAAATCTTCCTCATCACCATCCTCATAATGTTCAGTATTGGGATCTTCATCAAAAGTGTCACTATCCACCTCgtcatcaataaaaatatggTCGGCATCATGATCAAATTCACTGCAGACCACTGGTAACTCATTAACTGCAACTGGTTCTTAATCCTCAATGCAAGTGATTCACCAAACCACTATCACTTTGATTGACTGGACCATAATCGTTGGTAGTATCTTCCTCTTGATATGCATCACAATCAGAGGAGTCCTCACCATCGTCTAGTGCCATTTGGATGGATGGAATGTCGTACACATTCATATTGGTGATCTTTTGTACCACTTGCCAATTTCTCTCCAAACTTAGATCTTTTAAGTAAAAACTTGTGAACACTGACATGCAAGGGCGAAAGGCTCGTCCTTATACTATTTTCTAGATGTATTCACACATGTAAGATGGTCACCTACACGTATGCCTCGTCTATGATTACCAACGtctcaccaatcacatttaaacaaGTATACAATATGCCAGCACATGTAGCGTAAATCTAAAATATCTGTCAACACACCATAGAAATCAACTGAGTTCGACTAATGTACTCCTGAAACAATGACCCCACTATTTTGACTACGTCGCTACTATTCATGGTCTTTTGTGTGAAACCTAATTCTATTCATTATGCATCTACTGTATGACCCAACCCATGGATCTAGTCCGCATGCTAGAGCATAAACTTCATTTGGAACTTCAACTGGATTCAAGTTGCGCAATTCTCAAATCTATTGGGAGGATTCAACAGAATCTTCAGAATCGAAAGTGCaggaaaagaaatatattttgtttagaaaacaTATAAAACAGTTTTGTAAAAACTTTCATGACTTACATGGTCTTTGAAccaattgaaaattttggtttgGTGCCTATGTTCAATGTTGTTGGAGTCCTATTCTTTAATCTTGTTATAGTGCTATCTACACACAGAGACAAttaaaagtagattttattttcatttagggtacttcagggaagATTGAGTATGAATTTCTATTTAGAGTACTATACTTACTCTAGGTAGTGTTCAATCTTAAGACAGTTGTTAAGTACGTACCACTTCACTTTTACAAAAAGCTGATCATCCAACCTTTCAGCAAAATGTGAACCTTTCAGCCGAGCTTTTTGGgagaaaacaatcaaacttcCTCCTCGATGGTCTttactaggggtgtaatcggtttggtttggacaaaatttgggaccgaaccggtatgcactggttttgcattttcaagaatcgATTACGCACCGATTATCCCCTTAAACCAGTACTTTCAGTTTTACTGGTTTTGGTCCGGTTTGGTCcagttttaatatactatatactatattatagtatataatactatagtgacgatatattatagtatattataatatgtagtgatgtagtattagtataactattaatacaatatactatagtgatataagattttaaattttaatattatattcattagtaatttatcatataatacaaaactattttatatataattatatattatatataaaaattatatacattataaaaaatttatatatatgaaccagtcTAGTTCGATCTGAtccaattttagaaaaagaaaatgggaactGGACCGATTTTGAcaagtttgaagaaaaataaaaccggtACTAGACCAAACTAAACTCGATACCGAACTAAACCCACCGATTTGGTCCAGTCCGATCCGGTTTACCCGTTCACcagtttttttttcacccctagtcTTTACCGACATCAACATTTCATTCTTCTTTATTAAAATTCCTCTCAATATCATGGAGATATATTGAACAAAATGTAAGGCACTCCACATGAACATAGGCCTTAGCAATTGAGCCTTCTggacaagttttatttttgacataGCACTTAAACTTTTTTAGATACATTTCAAAATGATACATCTATCTATATTACACAAGTCTCACAAGCAAGGTCTCTTGTGGCAAATGAATAGCGAGATGCaccattatataaaaaaatgtagatgggaatatcatttccaaTATACAAAGAATAATAGAGATGCCAGTTTGTAGCCTCTATATGACATCAATGCATAATGCTCGTGCACacaattttttaaagaagataCTTAACTCTGTCAACGCTTGTCGAACATCACTAGTAAAGTACCTACCAATCACAACTGGAAGCagtttttgcataaaaatatgacaatcatgacttttcatgcctAATATCTTTGATtcactaacattaacacatcaaGCAATGTTTAAGGCAAAACCATCAGGGAACTTAACATTTTTGCCAACCACTCGCAGAATTATCTCTTTTTATGTTCATAACGATCACCATCCTGTAGTGAGTGTAATTTTTTCCGTATACCAAGGTTGACCAAATCCCTTCGTGCATTGGAGGCGTCCTTGCTTTATCCATTGATATTCATCAAAGTTCCTAATATGTTATCACATATattcttctcaatatgcatgacGTCTAGGTTATGTCTCAATTCCAAGGACGACCAATAAGATAGCTCaaaaaataccttttttttttttgtccaattcagcTCATTGGCTATGTGTTTCCTCTTTTTTTAAGCTTTACCAAACTGTACATATGTCACTTCTTTCAATTGTTATAGGATAGCCTATCCTGACAAATGTATAGGTGGATGCCAATGGTCTGTATTACCATTAAAATCAGCTTTTTTAGATAGCCACATGTGCCTTACCAACAACCACTGACGATGACCTATGCAACAATGCTTTCGCCCATGGACCAACCACAATGAATCTGTAGCATTGCATGTTGGACATGTCATTTTTCCCTCTGTACTCCACCTAGAAATATTAGCATTAGCTAGGTAGTCATTAATGGTCCATGGTAATGTGACATGTAATCGAAACTTAGATAATGTAGAGGCATCGTATGTATTAACTCCATCTTCCCAGAAGCTCTAGTTAGACACAGTGTTAGAACAACTGAAATGCAtatatggagaaaaaaaaaacgtttaaAAATAATCTACCTGGCTACTCTAAGCGCATGTATAAGGATTTGAATATGCATTTGGAGGTAAGATAAATGGTGGGTAGTACGGATTTCTTGGACCATAATATCCCtataatacacaaataaaaaatacatttaactaAATGGTAATATCGAACACAACGATATTTCCAAGTGATCAATATGTTTCATACTTGAGTCGGTGAAATCGATGTAGAAAGCGTAAGTGCCGTCTCATCTTTCCTTTTTGTCCATCCCGCTATTTCAATTGAGTTGTTAGGACAAAATTACTAAACAAAAAGGCATAATTCATTCCACAATTGAGTACGCTAAAAGCATAATGGTTAAACATAAATCTTCAACTTAAATCTAGAATATTAATACTTCAGTTTAAAAGCATggtagttaaatattttaaaagcatAAATCATTCCACAATTGAGTACGCTacttctctatttttctcttgcctatttttttttatttgtcaaatATTACAAACTTCTTTTATAAATCCTAAAAATGAGGAGATAAAAGAGGAGGGGGGGGTGTTTGGTAGATCCTGCATTTTGCACTCAAACAGCATACAGTTGAAAACTAAAACCCTGCACTAACACCCACCCCAAGTTCCAAGTTCACAAACAGATTGAGAAATGAAACCTATCAAATATACTGTGATTTTCGGGCaatagtagaaaaaaaaaaaacaaaagcaaagaaaaatctaaactttatCTTCTATGATTTTCGTTGCTCGATTTTCTTTGCAAGAGTTGACACGGGATAAACTATCAAATGAGAGCCCCACGTAAAATCGAACAAGCATTGATCTTGAAGCGAGCTGAATGTCTGTGTGagtttaaagaaaaacataaaaacaagaTTGTAACACATAAGATAAACGGAAATGGCTCAAAGAAtataaaacaggaaaaaaaagtaaaatcttgTGACGATGAATGTGGAGGTGAAGACTCGTGGATGCAAGCTGACGTTGGCAGTGGGTCCATCGTGGCTAAGTTCTCATCTGCAATTCCAGACGGTGGTGAACGTGAATAGGCCGCTGGCGGAGGAAGAAGTTGCTGCCTAGTAGAGGAAGAACGTGAAATTGGGGGGTAATTCGAAACGTGTATTTTGGCCTATTGGGTATAATTTTAGGTTACTAAACGCATGtttaacataataataataaatatcacaTCACGATTCATGTGGAGTATGAAAAAAGGTCGTAGGTGTATAAAAGAACTATTTATATATGCAGTaggtatatattatatatatatatatatataagacttttttatatatacaaaagtagattgcttaaattttttttatttattttaatggatttgacTTGCATCCTATTTAAAATTTACTGGGCATGCactgtttgaaaaataaataaagattgtTTTAAGAGAGAAATAAGTTAATTATCGTAAGCTTTATTCacaacaatataaataataagatttggaGGGAGTCTTCAATAATAAAGGGAGATCCTTTGATACATATCAAGATTTGGCTGGTTGACATGATCAACACAAAATAAACACGAGCTAAATAGTACTGTACTATCTCACCTAACAATAGAGATAATAATAGATCCTAAAACGGAGAAAATAATTGATACAATGGCAGACAATAGAGTGACCGATGGTTGAATACGTCCCTTGTCCTTCCTTATCATGATCCCCTCGATTAGTGGGAAATTCATGATTAAGATATAACATGAGATGAAAACTTGCACAAGTATCTTGTCCGAATCGCCGACAAACATGACTCTGAGAAGTCCGCCAACAAAGGCAACCATGTTTAAGATTATTATAGCAACTataggaacaagaaaaatgttagaCGCAGCAAAATTGAACTTTCCCATTTGGTAAAGCTTGACTTGTTCATCGTCTACAACTTTGCTGGTTGGAAAGAAACTGGCTTCCCTCATACCCATCTTCATCATAATAGCATCTAAGCTTCCATACAAGTAACATGTAACTGACTTGATCATCCATATTCTTTGTTCATTTTTCACGGTTTGGAATGAACCTCCGGTTAATAGGACCTCATATAAATGTTTAGAAAGAGACGATACAAATATGAACacgaaaataacaaaaaaggaGCTTGAGACCTGTGCATGCACacgacaaaaacaaaaatctttaAATCAGGCCGGTTACGGGAACCTTCTATGTACTAAAAGAATTGTATATAAGATCAGGGAATTAATGAATATATGGGTACGTGTTCTTACCTTAGGGTACAAGGGAATTCCATTAAGAAGACAGAGCTGAGGAATAGTGGCAAAACACCATAATGGCAAGCAATAAAGAGGGAAAAATGCAAGTTCTCCATAGCACATGCTCCCAAGAATGGAGATTCTGGTTGGTCCATATACAAGAGGGCAGAATTTTGAGAAACCGACATCTATCAACCCGGAGCTCCATCTGGTCCCTTGAATTAAGACGTCATTCAAATTCGTGGTGCCACTTCCTAAGAATTGTGGCCTCGATGTGTCACAATAAACGGAAGTCCAACCATTGCAATGTAACCTGAACCCTGTAAAGTAATCTTCCACCACAGAATCGTACAAGAAACCAACCTGCCAAGCAGAAATTCAAATATGTTTAGGTGAAATGCCGTCCATCATCATCAGTAATTCAAACGTTGTGAAGATCAGAAATAATATTATGTGAAGTTGTTGCCTCTTTTCCCCATTTGGTGTTGGTTTCATACGAACAGGAGGCCAATAATTGAGTCACTTTTTGCAAACTATCTTGATCGTCCATCAAATTTGGCTCGTAGATTCGGCGAACGGATTTGATTAATTCATTGGATGAACCAAATGATTGTTTAAGTTCCTCGAGATCCATGTCTGCAAATTGAAGTGGATTAGTAAGCATTTGTCAATGTAGCACAAGGTGATGGAGTTGGAGATAAGCAGAATATATACGTAGTAATTCTGAATTCATCAGCAGTAGATTAGAAAGAAATCCAGCAATGAGCAAACCTGCAATATTTACGGTACTTCCATATAACGAAACCCGCTTGATATAAAAGCCCGTACCGGACAACACAGGTCCCTGAAGCCCATCTAGGCCATGCCATTGCACCTAAAACGGGTAGAGGAAGTTTTGTACTTTTTAGTGAAAAAATCTGTCTTGACCTACttcttattaattaatgaagGCTCTGATATTCATATGTAAGTTAACTGACGCTCGGATTCTATTCCCATACCGAAAACACTGTTCTCAGCTGACTGTCATAGATGTCGCTCTTGCTGATGTTGTGAAATCTCTGAGGGAATTGAACAAAAGCGAGCGAGGGTGGGATGTTAGGATCAAGATGGAAACACATTGCTTGCCTTGCTGATGTCGGGTCACTGCAGTACATGTCACAATCCAGCACTAGTATGTAGGGCGAATTGCTTATCACATTTGACACCCTTTGCTGCCAAAAAAATTAGTAGTCTCAAGTGTTTTATACACTAATggtgcaaactcaatgaaattacaaaataataggAGGAGAAATTCATACAAGTACGTTGAGAGCTCCAGCCTTAAAATGGTGGGGATGAGAAGGTCTTTTCTCACGAGAAACGTAGACGAGGAGAGGCATCTTGGTTTTGTCAGCTGCTAGCACATGAAGTGTGCCATTATACTCATCTTGCATCACCTGCAAACctcagagaaattaattttacataGAAATGaagaaactgatttttttttatttattcaaaaagtCCCTATATCCGGCAGCCGGCCAGTAAATGAGTGGAAACGACGCAAGGTTTGTCCGGAAATCCAGAGAATTGGAAATGATTGGCTGCATAATGTGGGAGCAAAACTT
Above is a genomic segment from Juglans microcarpa x Juglans regia isolate MS1-56 chromosome 1D, Jm3101_v1.0, whole genome shotgun sequence containing:
- the LOC121252136 gene encoding cellulose synthase-like protein G2; the encoded protein is MDSLPLHVCHVHKLSILLNRAYSLVHSTALAFLIYYRVSFLCQDLNTRATPGLVPRLLVFASELLLSFIWLLGQAFRWRPVTRTVFPERLPEDDKLPAIDVLICTTDPDKEPTVEVMNTVLSAMALDYPPEKLNVYVSDDGGSLLTLHGTREAWRFARYWLPFCRRYGIKTRCPEPYFSALSDDGGLGSSEFTTERQKIKEMYEMMKDSITKARERGGQGHSRSSTARDHPSVIEVMQDEYNGTLHVLAADKTKMPLLVYVSREKRPSHPHHFKAGALNVLQRVSNVISNSPYILVLDCDMYCSDPTSARQAMCFHLDPNIPPSLAFVQFPQRFHNISKSDIYDSQLRTVFSVQWHGLDGLQGPVLSGTGFYIKRVSLYGSTVNIADMDLEELKQSFGSSNELIKSVRRIYEPNLMDDQDSLQKVTQLLASCSYETNTKWGKEVGFLYDSVVEDYFTGFRLHCNGWTSVYCDTSRPQFLGSGTTNLNDVLIQGTRWSSGLIDVGFSKFCPLVYGPTRISILGSMCYGELAFFPLYCLPLWCFATIPQLCLLNGIPLYPKVSSSFFVIFVFIFVSSLSKHLYEVLLTGGSFQTVKNEQRIWMIKSVTCYLYGSLDAIMMKMGMREASFFPTSKVVDDEQVKLYQMGKFNFAASNIFLVPIVAIIILNMVAFVGGLLRVMFVGDSDKILVQVFISCYILIMNFPLIEGIMIRKDKGRIQPSVTLLSAIVSIIFSVLGSIIISIVR